The Tachyglossus aculeatus isolate mTacAcu1 chromosome 7, mTacAcu1.pri, whole genome shotgun sequence genome includes a region encoding these proteins:
- the LOC119930845 gene encoding acidic proline-rich protein PRP25-like — translation MDTPQASRLCARAHGLPFGNAPARGCPRPPVLQGHPHPPPRRSPRPRRSGDPGDPVPGDGPTASGPKPGRRRGRHHASGRVGPARGPGSLRPNPPDAAHPPSPRPSSSSPVLPVCPSHGQPRVPAVTPYDSPESRQRRCPRAGGRQRRARPAGSRPGNDVAGARPATSTPTVSQPRLYRFVFMVSTAHPPFLAP, via the exons ATGGACACCCCCCAGGCTTCCCGCCTCTGCGCCCGGGCACATGGTCTCCCCTTCGGTAACGCGCCCGCTCGAGGCTGCCCTCGCCCTCCCGTCCTCCAAGGTCACCCCCATCCGCCACCCCGCCGGAGTCCCCGGCCTCGAAGGAGCGGGGACCCCGGAGACCCGGTGCCCGGCGACGGCCCGACGGCCAGCGGGCCGAAGCCGGGGCGGAGAAGGGGTCGCCACCATGCCAGCGGACGGGTTGGGCCTGCCCGGGGACCAGGGTCGCTCCGCCCCAACCCGCCGGACGCTGCTCACCCCCCGTCTCCCCGTCCGTCGTCGTCGTCACCCGTTCTGCCCGTGTGCCCGTCTCACGGTCAGCCCCGTGTGCCCGCCGTCACGCCCTACGACTCCCCGGAGTC CCGGCAACGCCGATGCCCAAGAGCCGGCGGCCGCCAACGGCGTGCCCGTCCGGCGGGGAGCCGCCCTGGAAACGACGTCGCCGGTGCCCGCCCCGCGACTTCGACGCCAACGGTCTCGCAGCCCAGGCTTTATCGGTTCGTCTTTATGGTATCGACTGCTCACCCGCCGTTCCTCGCGCCTTAA